From Methanosarcinales archaeon, one genomic window encodes:
- a CDS encoding methionine synthase — protein MDFEIIYDDIGSFPLPAGVSREWIEQAVSTRNEDERLFEIISQAMEQKITAGVEVPTYPQFQDMNRQFLRIIDNPKCTESPLMVKKSEAKILELEAISDLAKKYKEQNGEPLKIRVCVTGPIELYQQEFGSTSYGDILLTFARSIDRFIKNSIKQHSDIQVKTVSIDEPSIGIHPQIMHSDDYIIQALTIAGETAHEHGIDTEIHLHSPLNYKLVCEVPTINVIGVESAANPSYLELIDRKDLEASDTFLRVGIARTDIFGLTAVLNEKYNTNVWKEQDKLPEVITRMETPEVIAKRLGNIHEIFDGCIKYAGPDCGLGSWPTQELAQQLLANTAAGIKIFYQDH, from the coding sequence ATGGATTTTGAAATAATTTATGATGATATTGGAAGCTTCCCTCTTCCTGCTGGTGTTTCAAGGGAATGGATTGAACAGGCCGTATCGACCAGGAACGAGGATGAACGTTTATTCGAGATCATTTCACAGGCAATGGAACAGAAAATAACTGCAGGAGTGGAAGTACCCACATATCCCCAGTTTCAGGATATGAACAGGCAGTTCCTCAGAATCATCGATAATCCGAAATGCACTGAATCACCGTTAATGGTCAAAAAGTCCGAGGCAAAGATACTGGAACTTGAAGCCATTTCTGACCTTGCTAAAAAATATAAAGAGCAAAACGGGGAGCCTTTGAAGATCAGGGTGTGTGTTACAGGACCCATTGAATTATACCAGCAAGAGTTCGGAAGTACATCATATGGGGACATCCTGCTTACCTTTGCCAGAAGTATTGACAGGTTTATAAAGAATTCCATAAAACAGCACAGCGACATTCAGGTCAAAACAGTCTCTATCGACGAACCCAGTATTGGAATACACCCCCAGATCATGCATAGCGATGACTATATTATCCAGGCCCTTACCATTGCAGGCGAGACTGCACACGAGCATGGTATAGATACCGAGATACACCTCCATTCCCCCTTAAATTATAAATTGGTGTGTGAGGTTCCGACCATTAATGTTATCGGAGTTGAATCTGCGGCTAACCCATCATATCTGGAACTTATCGACCGCAAGGACCTGGAAGCATCAGATACATTTCTAAGGGTGGGTATAGCCCGTACTGACATATTCGGACTGACAGCTGTACTAAATGAAAAATATAATACCAATGTCTGGAAAGAACAGGATAAACTCCCTGAGGTTATCACCCGGATGGAAACACCTGAAGTAATAGCCAAAAGGCTAGGTAATATCCATGAGATATTTGATGGTTGTATAAAATATGCAGGACCTGATTGCGGCCTGGGCTCATGGCCAACCCAGGAGCTGGCACAGCAGCTGCTTGCCAATACTGCAGCCGGAATCAAGATATTCTATCAGGATCATTAA
- the thiC gene encoding phosphomethylpyrimidine synthase ThiC, with protein MNLIEEAQKGNITEEMKEVAVAEGVEPDFVRRGIAAGRIVIPITPYRDIKYCGIGKGLRTKVNASIGTSSDISDIDMEIEKAKVAEAAGADTLMELSTGGDFLDIRKRVADAISLSIGCVPLYQAFIEAARKYGSVVDMKEDELFKATVDQAKLGTNFMAIHTGINRITVDRLKAQGRYGGLCSRGGSFMTAWMIHNEKENPLYSEFDYLLEIMKEHEVTLSMGNGMRAGAVHDATDRAQIQELVINSELSDIAHEAGVQVIVEGPGHVPIDEIKTNVTLMKRMSGEKPFYMLGPLVSDVAPGYDHIVTAIGASISSAAGCDFLCYVTPAEHLALPNVEDVRVGVITSRIAAHIGDMIKLGKRDQDLEMARARRDLDWEKMFSLAIDPEHARAIRDSRAPEDNEACTMCGEYCALKIVKENFDIGK; from the coding sequence ATGAATTTAATCGAGGAAGCACAAAAAGGTAATATTACAGAAGAAATGAAGGAAGTGGCTGTGGCAGAAGGAGTGGAGCCGGACTTTGTAAGAAGGGGAATAGCTGCTGGTAGGATAGTCATTCCGATTACACCTTACAGGGACATCAAATATTGTGGAATAGGTAAGGGTCTTCGCACAAAGGTCAATGCTTCAATAGGCACATCATCAGATATCTCAGACATCGATATGGAAATCGAGAAAGCAAAAGTTGCTGAAGCTGCGGGTGCAGATACCCTTATGGAACTTTCCACTGGCGGAGATTTTCTCGATATAAGAAAACGTGTAGCAGATGCCATCTCGCTTTCAATAGGTTGTGTTCCTCTGTATCAGGCATTCATTGAAGCTGCCAGGAAATATGGATCAGTGGTGGATATGAAAGAGGACGAGCTCTTCAAAGCCACCGTGGATCAGGCAAAGCTGGGTACGAACTTCATGGCAATTCATACAGGTATTAACCGGATTACAGTAGACCGGTTAAAAGCCCAGGGCCGGTACGGAGGACTCTGTTCCAGGGGCGGCTCTTTCATGACTGCCTGGATGATCCATAATGAAAAGGAAAATCCCCTGTACAGCGAGTTCGATTACCTGCTGGAGATCATGAAGGAACATGAAGTTACCCTGAGCATGGGTAACGGGATGCGTGCCGGCGCAGTACACGATGCTACTGACCGGGCCCAGATCCAGGAACTTGTAATTAATTCAGAACTCTCAGACATAGCACACGAGGCTGGTGTCCAGGTAATAGTGGAAGGTCCGGGACATGTACCCATTGACGAGATCAAGACCAATGTGACCCTGATGAAACGCATGAGCGGTGAAAAACCGTTCTATATGCTGGGTCCGCTGGTATCTGATGTGGCGCCAGGATACGACCATATTGTCACCGCGATCGGAGCTTCCATATCCAGTGCTGCAGGTTGCGATTTCCTTTGCTACGTTACACCTGCCGAGCATCTGGCTCTCCCTAACGTGGAAGACGTAAGAGTGGGCGTCATCACCTCAAGGATAGCTGCACATATCGGTGACATGATCAAACTGGGCAAGCGCGATCAGGATCTGGAAATGGCCCGGGCCCGCAGGGACCTGGACTGGGAGAAGATGTTTTCACTGGCCATTGACCCTGAACATGCCAGGGCGATCAGGGACAGCAGGGCACCTGAGGATAATGAAGCATGTACCATGTGCGGGGAATACTGCGCCCTTAAAATCGTAAAAGAGAATTTTGATATTGGGAAATAG
- a CDS encoding argininosuccinate synthase: MKSKVVLAYSGGLDTSVCIPILKEYYDFEYIITVIVDVGQPEDDVKNAEKKAKLISDKNYTIDANAEFVNDYIFPLIKANGNYEGYVLGTAIARPLIAKKVLEVANSENAQAISHGCTGKGNDQLRFEAVFRSSDKKILAPMRDMNLTREWEIDYALKHNIPVSVTKEKPWSIDENIWSRSIEGGRLEEPDYIPPEEIYEWTQSPENGPEAEIIEIGFRAGIPISLNGTEMDGVALIKELNRIGGIHGVGRTDIIEDRILGLKARENYEHPAATILLTAHKDLEKLVLTRRELSFKGRVDEEWSELAYMGLVDEPLYSDLNAFIDSTQAHVEGMVKLKLYKGCATVVARHSPYMLYSTDLVSFNESCIDQKDAEGVAKYHGFQGRLHQKVKK, translated from the coding sequence ATGAAAAGTAAAGTGGTTTTGGCTTATTCAGGCGGTCTTGATACATCAGTATGTATCCCGATTCTAAAAGAATATTATGACTTTGAATATATTATTACTGTGATAGTTGATGTCGGCCAGCCTGAGGACGATGTGAAAAATGCTGAAAAAAAGGCCAAATTGATCAGTGATAAGAATTATACAATCGATGCCAACGCCGAATTTGTTAACGATTACATTTTTCCGCTTATTAAGGCCAACGGGAATTATGAGGGTTACGTACTGGGGACAGCAATAGCACGGCCCCTTATTGCTAAAAAGGTGCTCGAAGTGGCAAATTCTGAAAATGCGCAGGCAATTTCCCATGGCTGTACAGGGAAAGGTAATGACCAGTTAAGATTTGAAGCTGTCTTTCGCTCATCTGATAAGAAGATACTTGCTCCCATGAGGGATATGAACCTGACCCGTGAATGGGAGATCGATTATGCTTTAAAGCACAATATCCCGGTTTCTGTAACAAAGGAGAAGCCGTGGAGCATTGATGAGAATATCTGGAGCCGCAGCATTGAAGGCGGCCGGCTGGAAGAACCGGATTATATTCCGCCTGAGGAGATCTACGAATGGACCCAATCCCCTGAAAATGGGCCTGAAGCCGAAATTATCGAGATCGGATTCAGGGCGGGAATTCCAATATCCTTGAATGGTACTGAAATGGATGGCGTTGCCCTGATAAAGGAACTTAACAGGATCGGCGGAATTCATGGTGTGGGACGAACCGATATTATCGAGGACAGGATTCTGGGCCTTAAAGCCAGGGAAAATTACGAACACCCGGCAGCCACTATACTGTTGACTGCCCACAAGGACCTTGAAAAGCTGGTTCTTACAAGGCGTGAATTGAGTTTTAAAGGACGAGTCGATGAGGAATGGTCTGAATTGGCATATATGGGACTGGTGGATGAGCCGTTGTATAGCGATCTAAATGCATTTATAGATAGCACACAAGCCCATGTAGAGGGAATGGTTAAGCTCAAACTGTATAAGGGATGTGCAACCGTAGTTGCCAGGCATTCACCCTATATGCTGTATTCGACAGACCTGGTCTCATTCAATGAGTCCTGCATTGACCAGAAGGATGCTGAAGGGGTGGCCAAATATCACGGATTCCAGGGTAGACTGCATCAGAAGGTAAAGAAATAA
- a CDS encoding FprA family A-type flavoprotein, translating to MSKLAVVYLSTQGNTKIMAEAIADGAKSRNMDVEIKSFYDWKPEEAAAADAIAIGSSTFHYTILPPIEKFIDTMVKTGIKGKVGVAFGSYGWSGEAPGMIADKMRKGGMEILDPVLRVQYKPGDKDIKECNRLGKDIAEKLKKG from the coding sequence ATGTCAAAACTTGCAGTTGTATATCTAAGTACTCAGGGAAATACTAAAATTATGGCTGAAGCAATAGCTGATGGTGCAAAATCGAGGAATATGGATGTAGAAATTAAGAGTTTCTATGATTGGAAACCCGAAGAGGCTGCGGCCGCTGATGCGATAGCTATAGGTTCTTCCACATTTCATTATACCATTCTTCCACCTATAGAAAAATTCATAGATACGATGGTAAAGACAGGAATTAAAGGAAAAGTAGGTGTAGCATTTGGCTCATATGGGTGGAGCGGTGAAGCCCCGGGAATGATCGCAGATAAGATGCGAAAAGGGGGAATGGAAATATTAGATCCGGTACTGAGGGTACAATATAAGCCGGGTGATAAGGATATCAAAGAGTGCAACCGGTTAGGTAAGGATATTGCCGAGAAACTCAAGAAAGGATAA
- a CDS encoding purine phosphoribosyltransferase family protein, whose product MPNLLEESLKAAPIVKRGEYHYFIHPISDGVPYLEPSLLEEVTDRILAVAEPGFDKILTIEAMGIHIGTALALNTGIPLSIIRKRPYHLPNEVEIDQSTGYSKGKLFLNGISKGDRLIIIDDVISTGGTMKAVCSAVEKIGAVICDVVVVIERGAGAEQFRRTGYPLKTLVRLEVDSKGVKLI is encoded by the coding sequence ATGCCCAACCTTCTTGAAGAATCATTAAAAGCAGCTCCTATCGTTAAACGGGGGGAATACCATTATTTTATTCACCCTATTTCAGATGGTGTACCATACCTGGAGCCCAGTCTATTAGAAGAGGTCACAGACAGGATATTAGCAGTAGCAGAACCAGGATTCGATAAGATACTTACTATTGAAGCTATGGGAATCCATATTGGAACCGCCCTTGCACTAAACACTGGTATACCTCTCTCAATTATCAGGAAAAGACCTTATCATCTTCCCAATGAAGTTGAGATCGACCAATCTACAGGTTACTCAAAAGGCAAACTGTTCTTGAACGGAATATCTAAAGGAGATCGTCTGATTATTATCGATGATGTGATCAGCACCGGGGGCACGATGAAAGCAGTCTGTTCGGCTGTTGAAAAGATCGGTGCAGTAATCTGTGATGTGGTGGTAGTAATTGAGCGGGGTGCAGGGGCTGAGCAGTTCAGACGTACGGGATATCCGCTTAAGACCCTGGTGAGACTTGAAGTAGATTCGAAAGGCGTGAAATTAATTTAA
- the dph2 gene encoding diphthamide biosynthesis enzyme Dph2 — protein sequence MNNSSISSSFDFDLDRVVGLIEKSGASTVGLQFPEGFKRLAFSIVREVKNRTSADVIISGNPCYGACDIDMAIMDSVDILFHFGHSELEGGLDNVIYIETPSKADIRPVVEKAAIELGSGTLGLLTTVQHVHQMEETRSILESKGITCKFGPGDSRIKYPGQLLGCNFSAADVECDQYMYIGSGKFHPLGVAIATKRKVLAADPFTDTIEWIDPERILRIRYGIITKCLDAKIFGIIVSTKIGQNREMLAEELGRLAEKHNKQYLIISLDNITPDALLQFKVDAFVNTACPRIAIDDSNRYNIPILTPMEFEIVLGERDWDQLVFDEIRDDT from the coding sequence ATGAACAATTCTTCTATATCAAGCAGTTTTGATTTCGACCTGGACAGGGTTGTTGGATTAATAGAAAAATCAGGTGCCAGCACCGTAGGGCTCCAATTTCCTGAAGGGTTTAAAAGGCTTGCGTTCTCAATTGTCCGGGAAGTTAAGAACCGGACATCAGCTGATGTAATTATTTCCGGGAATCCGTGTTACGGGGCATGTGATATCGATATGGCAATTATGGATTCTGTGGATATACTGTTCCATTTTGGCCATTCTGAATTAGAAGGTGGGCTTGATAATGTTATATATATTGAAACACCCTCAAAAGCCGATATTAGACCGGTTGTGGAAAAAGCAGCAATCGAATTGGGATCAGGTACTCTTGGGTTATTGACAACTGTACAGCATGTTCATCAAATGGAAGAGACAAGATCTATCCTGGAATCAAAAGGGATTACCTGCAAATTTGGCCCTGGTGATTCCAGGATAAAATATCCGGGTCAGCTGCTCGGATGCAATTTTTCAGCAGCAGATGTGGAGTGCGACCAGTATATGTACATTGGATCTGGCAAGTTCCATCCACTCGGAGTAGCAATTGCAACCAAACGAAAGGTCTTGGCAGCCGACCCTTTTACAGATACAATAGAATGGATTGACCCGGAAAGGATATTGCGTATTCGATATGGGATAATTACAAAATGCCTTGATGCTAAAATCTTTGGGATTATCGTATCAACCAAGATCGGGCAGAACAGGGAGATGCTGGCAGAAGAACTGGGACGATTAGCTGAAAAACACAACAAACAATACCTCATAATATCACTGGATAATATCACCCCGGATGCACTGTTGCAGTTCAAGGTAGATGCTTTTGTAAATACCGCATGTCCACGCATTGCAATAGATGATTCAAATCGGTACAATATACCTATACTTACACCAATGGAGTTCGAGATCGTGCTTGGGGAGCGGGATTGGGACCAGCTGGTATTTGATGAGATCAGGGATGATACGTAA
- a CDS encoding MoaD/ThiS family protein translates to MKIRVKVLAGGVNEKSIDVEQGSTYYDVLACLKINPETVIIMVDGRPVPMDEMVSADYLEILRVVSGG, encoded by the coding sequence TTGAAAATACGGGTTAAGGTCCTGGCCGGTGGGGTTAATGAAAAATCTATTGATGTTGAACAGGGAAGCACTTATTATGATGTGTTAGCCTGTCTTAAGATAAATCCGGAGACCGTTATTATCATGGTGGACGGGAGGCCTGTTCCAATGGATGAGATGGTATCTGCTGACTATCTTGAAATATTAAGAGTCGTATCAGGCGGATGA
- a CDS encoding DUF2953 domain-containing protein — protein MTWQLIPGILIALILIVLGLLLFPVIVHVESNRFRGTIDGRISIKWLIIKLRHSLKDEKTDILLFSHRMISFQHKQKPTITKDTAKLQDTEESADTKEPPESKKTRKIPLIKSHNVIKPLLRFFRELLTTIRFRHLSIDTTYGMEDPGLTGILTGYLHAVKGSSQMGQNFQFTPDFTRSILDWDMSASAAITPVRIFPPIVRFVTNRQVLRSGWEIIRG, from the coding sequence ATGACCTGGCAGCTGATACCCGGGATTCTCATTGCATTGATATTAATAGTCCTGGGTCTTTTGCTGTTTCCGGTAATAGTCCATGTCGAATCTAATAGATTCAGAGGAACAATCGACGGCAGGATATCTATCAAATGGCTGATAATCAAATTAAGACATTCATTGAAGGATGAAAAAACCGACATCCTGCTTTTCAGCCATAGAATGATCAGTTTCCAGCATAAACAAAAACCAACAATAACCAAAGATACTGCCAAACTACAAGATACTGAAGAATCCGCAGATACTAAAGAACCCCCGGAATCTAAGAAAACCCGAAAAATCCCACTAATTAAATCCCACAATGTTATAAAACCGCTATTAAGGTTTTTCAGAGAACTACTCACCACTATCAGGTTCAGGCATCTCTCAATTGATACCACTTACGGCATGGAAGACCCAGGACTTACAGGTATTCTTACAGGGTACCTTCATGCTGTTAAAGGGTCGTCGCAAATGGGGCAGAATTTCCAATTCACTCCGGATTTTACCAGGTCAATATTGGATTGGGACATGAGTGCATCAGCTGCTATCACCCCAGTTCGGATATTTCCGCCCATTGTCAGATTCGTTACCAACAGGCAGGTGTTAAGGTCAGGTTGGGAGATCATCAGAGGATAG
- a CDS encoding sporulation protein — translation MIVEEMIKTITEEISEMISTKTVVGEHITLDGRTIIPVTKVSFGFGSGGGEGKKNGKDEGTGGGGGGGAVITPVAFLVMTQDDIKLLTIKDKGTLAQLADVLPDVMDKCKSVMEERKAAKSEQTEE, via the coding sequence ATGATAGTTGAAGAAATGATAAAGACAATTACCGAAGAAATCAGTGAGATGATTTCCACAAAGACCGTTGTGGGAGAACATATTACACTTGACGGCAGAACGATAATTCCTGTCACAAAGGTAAGTTTTGGATTTGGCAGCGGCGGTGGAGAAGGTAAGAAAAACGGCAAAGATGAAGGTACAGGCGGCGGCGGCGGCGGTGGAGCTGTAATCACACCCGTGGCTTTTCTTGTGATGACCCAGGACGACATCAAACTGCTTACCATTAAAGATAAAGGTACGCTGGCCCAACTAGCCGATGTTTTGCCAGATGTGATGGATAAATGTAAATCAGTAATGGAAGAGAGAAAGGCTGCAAAATCCGAACAAACTGAGGAATAA
- a CDS encoding DUF3795 domain-containing protein, with amino-acid sequence MHFDLTCRGCLAESEDNPDTYNCVIFNCATNKNVQSCLSCIDFPCDLIESLSRDYCPIRSKKHLQVP; translated from the coding sequence ATGCATTTTGACTTGACTTGCCGGGGTTGTCTAGCTGAAAGCGAAGATAATCCTGATACTTACAATTGTGTCATCTTCAATTGTGCTACAAATAAAAATGTCCAATCATGTCTTAGTTGTATTGATTTCCCCTGTGATCTCATTGAAAGCCTCTCAAGGGATTATTGCCCCATACGCAGCAAAAAACATTTACAAGTTCCATAG
- a CDS encoding DUF3795 domain-containing protein — MIKSYGKCGNACELCIHYDLSCNGCLAENKDKSKIYNCIIFDCATDKKVQSCLSCIEYPCDLIRGLSRSYCPIHSVKFVRFHRKK; from the coding sequence TTGATTAAGAGCTACGGTAAATGTGGTAATGCATGCGAGTTATGCATACATTATGATTTATCCTGTAATGGTTGCTTAGCTGAAAACAAAGATAAGTCTAAAATTTACAATTGTATCATCTTCGATTGTGCTACTGATAAAAAAGTTCAATCATGTCTCAGTTGTATTGAATACCCATGTGATCTTATCAGAGGTCTTTCAAGGAGTTATTGTCCAATACATAGTGTGAAATTCGTAAGGTTTCACAGAAAAAAATAA